A stretch of the Aegilops tauschii subsp. strangulata cultivar AL8/78 chromosome 4, Aet v6.0, whole genome shotgun sequence genome encodes the following:
- the LOC109767151 gene encoding receptor-like cytoplasmic kinase 176, translated as MGNCAGVQGNAEINPTFSAPNTSGNNSKSSNSSNATDTSTFGKSSSSSVPPTPRTEKEILQSSNLRKFTFSELRSSTRNFRTDSLLGEGGFGSVFKGWIDERTFTPVKPGTGMIVAVKKLKLDSFQGHKEWLAEVNYLGQLSHPNLVKLIGYCLEDEQRLLVYEFMPKGSLEHHLFRRAPHFQPLSWNLRMKVALEAARGLAFLHSDEAKVIYRDFKTSNVLLDSEYNAKLSDFGLAKDGPSGDKSHVSTRVMGTQGYAAPEYLATGHLTTKSDVYTYGVVLLELLTGQRALDKNRPPGQHNLVEWARPYINSKRRVIHVLDPRLGSQYSLPAAQKAAALAMQCLSMDARCRPDMDQVVTALEKLPEVKKTYK; from the exons GTAACAATTCCaagagcagcaacagcagcaatgCGACTGATACCAGCACTTTTGGCAAGAGTTCTTCGTCGTCGGTGCCACCGACTCCTCGGACCGAGAAGGAGATCTTGCAGTCGTCCAACCTCCGCAAGTTCACCTTCAGTGAGCTGAGAAGCTCCACAAGAAACTTCCGGACTGACAGCCTGCTCGGGGAGGGGGGCTTCGGCTCCGTGTTCAAGGGGTGGATCGACGAGCGCACGTTTACGCCGGTCAAGCCCGGCACCGGGATGATCGTCGCGGTGAAGAAGCTCAAGCTGGACAGTTTCCAGGGGCACAAGGAATGGCTG GCTGAGGTCAATTACCTGGGGCAGTTGTCACACCCCAATCTTGTGAAGCTCATCGGGTATTGCTTGGAGGACGAGCAGCGGCTTCTTGTCTACGAATTCATGCCGAAGGGTAGCTTGGAGCACCATCTTTTCAGGA GAGCTCCACATTTCCAGCCCCTTTCATGGAATTTACGGATGAAGGTTGCTCTTGAGGCCGCCAGGGGACTTGCTTTCCTGCATAGTGATGAGGCTAAAGTTATATACCGTGATTTCAAGACCTCTAATGTTCTTCTTGACTCG GAATATAATGCAAAACTCTCTGATTTTGGCTTGGCAAAAGATGGCCCGAGTGGCGATAAAAGTCATGTTTCTACTAGGGTCATGGGGACTCAAGGATATGCTGCCCCTGAATATCTCGCAACAG GCCACTTGACCACGAAGAGCGATGTCTACACCTATGGTGTTGTTCTTCTAGAGTTGCTGACCGGGCAACGTGCTCTGGACAAGAACCGCCCGCCTGGACAGCATAACCTGGTGGAGTGGGCAAGACCTTACATCAACAGCAAGAGGAGGGTCATCCATGTCCTGGACCCACGATTGGGGTCGCAATATTCGCTCCCGGCGGCGCAGAAGGCAGCGGCGCTTGCGATGCAATGCCTGTCAATGGACGCCCGGTGCAGGCCGGACATGGATCAGGTCGTGACCGCGCTGGAAAAGCTCCCAGAGGTGAAGAAAACATACAAGTAG
- the LOC109767153 gene encoding uncharacterized protein isoform X1, translating to MTIMLIQVRMRRQGQGQYGDPNINSMVSSQLHHYQAQQRVQQLPGNSYPGRDPGQAAGENQYTTQKVRQSQWDRGGPNIPNQISPYAYNEGQSAEGKRSFYDGQQSDMKVGLEKQPRKESRDQPRTDKIEARHDDYNLPRTFESLEKSFREDIVVLSKELNDAEDAENTRHRERLNEINAQYHEKLLALRARQTAYREEFLRKESLERQQQYQKATISNYANNVVPREPRGYPPTAVATPPAAAPSGGSYGEAHRGYASGQYETFGERPDYPEFHGGGQGRDHGFEHRGHQYPGGRAYNSGGRRF from the exons ATGACGATAATGTTAATACAG GTTAGAATGAGGCGACAGGGACAGGGGCAATACGGGGATCCTAACATCAATTCCATGGTCTCTTCCCAGTTGCATCACTACCAGGCTCAGCAAAGGGTTCAACAACTCCCTGGTAATAGTTACCCTGGAAGAGATCCTGGGCAAGCTGCTGGGGAGAACCAGTATACCACCCAGAAGGTGAGACAGAGCCAATGGGACAGAGGTGGACCGAATATCCCGAATCAGATTTCACCATATGCATATAACGAGG GTCAAAGTGCTGAGGGTAAACGATCCTTTTATGATGGACAACAATCTGATATGAAGGTTGGTCTAGAAAAGCAACCAAGAAAGGAATCGAGGGACCAGCCTCGTACCGATAAGATTGAAGCAAGGCACGATGACTATAATCTTCCTCGTACATTTGAAAGTCTAGAGAAGAGTTTTCGTGAAGACATCGTGGTCCTATCCAAGGAACTAAATGATGCAGAGGATGCTGAAAATACTAGGCACAGGGAG AGATTGAACGAAATAAATGCACAGTACCATGAGAAACTATTGGCACTTCGAGCTCGCCAGACGGCCTATCGAGAAGAATTCCTGCGCAAAGAGTCTCTGGAACGCCAGCAGCAATACCAAAAGGCCACCATAAGCAATTATGCAAATAATGTGGTGCCTAGGGAACCACGTGGCTATCCTCCAACAGCTGTAGCCACGCCTCCTGCTGCTGCTCCCTCTGGAGGTTCTTATGGAGAGgctcatcggggttatgcatctGGTCAGTATGAAACCTTTGGGGAGCGGCCAGATTACCCAGAGTTCCATGGTGGGGGCCAAGGCCGTGATCATGGTTTTGAGCATCGTGGTCATCAATACCCTGGCGGTCGTGCTTATAACTCTGGCGGGCGCAGATTCTAA
- the LOC109767153 gene encoding uncharacterized protein isoform X2, protein MRRQGQGQYGDPNINSMVSSQLHHYQAQQRVQQLPGNSYPGRDPGQAAGENQYTTQKVRQSQWDRGGPNIPNQISPYAYNEGQSAEGKRSFYDGQQSDMKVGLEKQPRKESRDQPRTDKIEARHDDYNLPRTFESLEKSFREDIVVLSKELNDAEDAENTRHRERLNEINAQYHEKLLALRARQTAYREEFLRKESLERQQQYQKATISNYANNVVPREPRGYPPTAVATPPAAAPSGGSYGEAHRGYASGQYETFGERPDYPEFHGGGQGRDHGFEHRGHQYPGGRAYNSGGRRF, encoded by the exons ATGAGGCGACAGGGACAGGGGCAATACGGGGATCCTAACATCAATTCCATGGTCTCTTCCCAGTTGCATCACTACCAGGCTCAGCAAAGGGTTCAACAACTCCCTGGTAATAGTTACCCTGGAAGAGATCCTGGGCAAGCTGCTGGGGAGAACCAGTATACCACCCAGAAGGTGAGACAGAGCCAATGGGACAGAGGTGGACCGAATATCCCGAATCAGATTTCACCATATGCATATAACGAGG GTCAAAGTGCTGAGGGTAAACGATCCTTTTATGATGGACAACAATCTGATATGAAGGTTGGTCTAGAAAAGCAACCAAGAAAGGAATCGAGGGACCAGCCTCGTACCGATAAGATTGAAGCAAGGCACGATGACTATAATCTTCCTCGTACATTTGAAAGTCTAGAGAAGAGTTTTCGTGAAGACATCGTGGTCCTATCCAAGGAACTAAATGATGCAGAGGATGCTGAAAATACTAGGCACAGGGAG AGATTGAACGAAATAAATGCACAGTACCATGAGAAACTATTGGCACTTCGAGCTCGCCAGACGGCCTATCGAGAAGAATTCCTGCGCAAAGAGTCTCTGGAACGCCAGCAGCAATACCAAAAGGCCACCATAAGCAATTATGCAAATAATGTGGTGCCTAGGGAACCACGTGGCTATCCTCCAACAGCTGTAGCCACGCCTCCTGCTGCTGCTCCCTCTGGAGGTTCTTATGGAGAGgctcatcggggttatgcatctGGTCAGTATGAAACCTTTGGGGAGCGGCCAGATTACCCAGAGTTCCATGGTGGGGGCCAAGGCCGTGATCATGGTTTTGAGCATCGTGGTCATCAATACCCTGGCGGTCGTGCTTATAACTCTGGCGGGCGCAGATTCTAA